The Mycolicibacterium cosmeticum sequence TGCTCGAGGAAGCGTTCTCCGAGCGCGGGGTGTCGCTGGTCAAGAACGGCCGCGCCGAGTCGGTGGTCCGCACCGACGCCGGGATCAAGGTCACCCTGGCCGACGGTCGCACCGTCGAGGGCAGCCACGCCCTGATGACCGTCGGTTCGGTGCCCAACACCGGCGGCCTCGGCCTGGAGAACGCCGGTATCGAACTCGGGCCGGGGAACTACCTCACCGTGGATCGGGTGTCGCGCACCAAGGCACCGGGCATCTACGCCGCCGGCGACTGCACCGGCCTGCTGCCGCTGGCCTCGGTGGCCGCCATGCAGGGCCGCATCGCGATGTATCACGCCCTCGGCGAGGGGGTGAACCCCATCCGGTTGCGCACCGTCGCGTCGGCCACCTTCACCCGGCCCGAGATCGCCGCCGTCGGGGTGCCGCAGACCAAGATCGACGACGGCACCGTGCCCGCGCGGACGTTGATGCTGCCGCTGACGACCAACGCCCGCGCCAAGATGTCGTTGCTGCGCCGTGGTTTCGTCAAGATCTTCTGCCGGCCGGCGACCGGCGTGGTCATCGGCGGTGTGGTGGTCGCCCCCATCGCGTCGGAGTTGATCCTGCCGATCGCGCTGGCGGTGCAGAACCGGATCTCGGTGGGCGACCTGGCCCAGACGCTGTCGGTGTACCCGTCGTTGTCCGGGTCCATCGTGGAAGCGGCGCGCCGGCTGATGGCGCACGACGATCTCGACTAGCGACCTGGACTAAAGGCGAGTTCGGCACCGCGGCACGGCGCATCGCCGGGTCCGGCAACGTAGGCTCGGAATCGTGACTGACCCGATCTCAGGCAATGGTCAAGCTCAGCTCGGGCCCGACCAGCGTGCGACGGCCTGGCAGCGGCTGGGCAGTGAACAGTTCGACGTCGTGGTCATCGGTGGCGGTGTGGTCGGCTCCGGTGCGGCACTGGACGCCGCGACGCGCGGACTGAGGGTCGCCCTGGTCGAAGCCCGCGACTTCGCCTCCGGAACCTCGAGCCGCAGTTCCAAGATGTTCCACGGTGGCCTGCGCTACCTCGAGCAGTTGGAGTTCGGCCTGGTTCGCGAGGCGCTGCACGAGCGCGAGCTGTCGCTGACGACGCTGGCCCCGCATCTGGTGAAACCGTTGCCCTTCCTGTTCCCGTTGACCAAACGGTTGTGGGAGCGGCCCTACATCGCCGCAGGCATCTTCCTCTACGACCAGCTGGGCGGCGCGAAATCCGTTCCGGCACAGAAACATCTGCTCAAGGCCGGCGCGTTGCGGCTGGCTCCCGGGCTCAAGCGCAGTTCACTCATCGGCGGTATCCGCTACTACGACACCGTGGTCGACGACGCCCGGCACACCATGACGGTGGCGCGCACGGCCGCCCATTACGGCGCGGTGGTACGGACTTCGACGCAGGTGGTGGCGCTGCTGCGGGAGGGCGACCGGGTCACCGGGGTGAAGGTGCGCGACTCCGAGAACGGCGCGGTGACCGAGGTGCGCGGGCATGTCGTGGTCAACGCCACCGGGGTGTGGACCGACGAGATCCAGGCCCTGGCCAAGGAGCGCGGCCGGTTCCGGGTGCGGGCCTCCAAGGGGGTGCACATCGTGGTGCCGCGGGACCGCATCGTCAGCGAGGTGGCGATCATCCTGCGCACCGAGAAGTCGGTGCTGTTCGTCATCCCGTGGGGCACGCACTGGATCATCGGCACCACCGACACCGACTGGAACCTGGACCTCGCGCACCCGGCCGCCACCAAGGCCGATATCGACTACATCCTGGGGCACGTCAACACGGTGCTGGCCACCCCGCTGACGCACGACGACATCGACGGCGTGTACGCCGGGTTGCGGCCGCTGCTGGCGGGCGAGAGCGAGGAGACCTCGAAACTGTCCCGCGAGCACGCGGTGGCGGTGCCCTCGCCGGGATTGGTGGCCATCGCCGGCGGCAAGTACACCACCTACCGGGTGATGGGCGCCGACGCGATCGACGCCGCAGCCGAATTCGTGCCGACCCGGGTGGCGCCGTCCATCACCGAGAAGGTGCCGCTGGTGGGGGCCGACGGCTACTTCGCGCTGGTGAATCAGACCGAACACGTCGGCAGGCACTACGGCTTGCACCCGTACCGGGTGCGGCATCTGCTGGACCGGTACGGGTCGCTGATCGGCGAGGTGCTGGCCATGGCGGACGGCAAACCCGAACTGCTGGAGCCGATCACCGCCGCCCCGGTGTACCTCAAGGTCGAGGCGGTGTACGCGGCGGCCGCGGAGGGCGCCCTGCATCTGGAGGACATCCTGGCCCGGCGCATGCGCATCTCGATCGAGTATCCGCATCGCGGGGTGGACTGTGCGGCCGAGGTCGCCGAAGTCGTTGCGCCCGTGCTGGGTTGGAGTGCCGCGGAGGTGGACCGGGAGGTGCGCACCTACCTGGCCCGGGTGGAGGCCGAGGTGCAATCCCAGACCCAGCCCGACGACACCTCCGCCGACGCGCTGCGGGCCGCCGCGCCCGAGGCCAGGGCCGAGATTCTGGAACCGGTACCGCTGAATTGAACGTGCCGGGTCGGCCGGGCTACGACGGTATCGGCCCGTCCCGACTGCGGGTGCAGGGCGGCAATCTGCACGACGAGCTCCAGCGGCGGTTCGGTGCCGGCGCCAAGGTGCTTGCCGGTGAGGTGTTCTGCGCCGACGGCACCGTCGCCGACGCGTCCACCGCGCTGCCCGCCGGTGCGCATGTCTTCCTGTATCGGGAGTTGCCCGACGAGGTGCCGGTGCCCTTCGCGATGCCCATCCTGTACCGCGACGACGACATCGTGGTGGTCGACAAGCCGCATTTCCTGGCGACCATGCCGCGCGGCGGGCACGTCGCCCAGACCGCCCTGGTGCGGTTGCGCCGCGAGTTGGGCCTGCCGGAGCTGAGCCCGGCGCACCGGCTGGACCGGCTGACGGCCGGGGTGCTGTTGTTCACGGCGCGCCGTGCGGTTCGCGGCGCGTATCAGACGATGTTCGCCGCGGGGCTGGTGCACAAGACGTATCTGGCCGGGGCGTCCGGCACGCCGACCGTCGAACTGCCCACGGTGCTGCGCAGCCGGATCGTCAAAGAGCGCAGTCGGTTACAGGCTTTCGAGGCGCCGGGGGAGCCCAACGCCGAGACCCGTGTCGAAGCCCTCGGCAACGGCCGCTACCGTCTGTCGCCGCGGACCGGCCGCACGCATCAACTGCGGGTGCATCTGGCCTCGATCGGGATCCCGATCGACAACGATCCGCTCTACCCGGATGTGATCGATATCGCACCGGGGGACTTCTCCCGGCCGTTGCAACTGCTGGCGCAGCGGCTGGCGTTCCTGGACCCGGTCAGCGGCGTGCCCCGCGAATTCGTCAGCCGCCGGACGCTTAATTAACGTAATCGATAAATCATTCGCTGCGTCGACGGGAATTGCGTGCGTGGCGACGATTCAGTTCGTCTTGCGGGTGAATTGCGCAATACCGCCGTAGTGGCGCAGCGTGTGCGTCTCGGCCAAGGGATTCCGGTCGAAGATGTACTCGACATAAAGCTTCTTGATATTGCGCGCCAGCGACGCCGGGATATTGTCGATGACCTGCGCCTCGAGCCCCTCGATATCGATCTTCAGAATGTCGATGTGCCCGTGCTTGCCGATGATTTCCTTCAGCACCGTCTGCGAATTGACGCATGTCACGGTGAGGGTGTGGTCCAGGTGTGCGTTCACCCCGCCGTACCGGCCGCTGTCCTCCCAGCCGAACTCCACCTCGCCGTCGCTCATGCCGACCGCGACCTCACGGAGTTCGTACCGCCCCTCGAAGGGGTGCAGATTGTCCTTGAGCTTGGCCACGTTGGACGGTAGCGGCTCGAAAAGGTACGCGTAGGCCGCGGGGGTGCGGGTGAGGAAGTAGGCGGCCGAGATGCCGATATTGGAGCCGAAGTCGACGATCACCTCGTCGGAGCTGTCGGCGTGGTAGTCGTCGCGGCAGAAGATCTCGTTGACCGTGAGCACGTCGTGCGCCGAATTCAGCCGCAGCGCCAGCCACGACTGCGGGGTGCGAATGCGGACGGTGTACGGATACTCGCCGGTGCCGGCGAGATAACGGGCGAACATCCGGGCCGGGTGGTCATAAAGCCGCACCATGTTGCGGGCGGCGACGTAATGTCGGCGTTGCAACAACGAGCTCGCAATTTTCCCCAACTGGCGTCCAGCAACCTGCATCTTCACCTCCGTCGTCGCGGGGGCGCGCTAATCCGCAAGGCTCGAATGATCCCCTCGTGCGCGCCTAACAATAGCTGTCGGGCTCGTCAAATACTTGCCCGGGCCGTCGTTGGTCGCGAGCGAGCGGTGTGACCGCCTCCATCGTGGCTGTCGATGTTCATTGCTGAGTATGCACGCAAGTACCCGCCTCGC is a genomic window containing:
- a CDS encoding NAD(P)H-quinone dehydrogenase, translating into MPTRIVIIGGGPAGYEAALVAASRGADVAQVTVVDSDGIGGACVLFDCVPSKTFIASTGVRTELRRANGLGFDIAIEDAKISLAQIHNRVKTLARSQSADIGATLLNAGVNVVKGRGELVDSVPGMAHHRVKVTTGDGKVGVLKADVVLIATGATPRVLPGAVPDGERILNWRQLYDLTELPEHLVIVGSGVTGAEFCSAYTELGVKVTVVASRDQILPHEDSDAAAVLEEAFSERGVSLVKNGRAESVVRTDAGIKVTLADGRTVEGSHALMTVGSVPNTGGLGLENAGIELGPGNYLTVDRVSRTKAPGIYAAGDCTGLLPLASVAAMQGRIAMYHALGEGVNPIRLRTVASATFTRPEIAAVGVPQTKIDDGTVPARTLMLPLTTNARAKMSLLRRGFVKIFCRPATGVVIGGVVVAPIASELILPIALAVQNRISVGDLAQTLSVYPSLSGSIVEAARRLMAHDDLD
- a CDS encoding glycerol-3-phosphate dehydrogenase/oxidase, which encodes MTDPISGNGQAQLGPDQRATAWQRLGSEQFDVVVIGGGVVGSGAALDAATRGLRVALVEARDFASGTSSRSSKMFHGGLRYLEQLEFGLVREALHERELSLTTLAPHLVKPLPFLFPLTKRLWERPYIAAGIFLYDQLGGAKSVPAQKHLLKAGALRLAPGLKRSSLIGGIRYYDTVVDDARHTMTVARTAAHYGAVVRTSTQVVALLREGDRVTGVKVRDSENGAVTEVRGHVVVNATGVWTDEIQALAKERGRFRVRASKGVHIVVPRDRIVSEVAIILRTEKSVLFVIPWGTHWIIGTTDTDWNLDLAHPAATKADIDYILGHVNTVLATPLTHDDIDGVYAGLRPLLAGESEETSKLSREHAVAVPSPGLVAIAGGKYTTYRVMGADAIDAAAEFVPTRVAPSITEKVPLVGADGYFALVNQTEHVGRHYGLHPYRVRHLLDRYGSLIGEVLAMADGKPELLEPITAAPVYLKVEAVYAAAAEGALHLEDILARRMRISIEYPHRGVDCAAEVAEVVAPVLGWSAAEVDREVRTYLARVEAEVQSQTQPDDTSADALRAAAPEARAEILEPVPLN
- a CDS encoding pseudouridine synthase; this encodes MPGRPGYDGIGPSRLRVQGGNLHDELQRRFGAGAKVLAGEVFCADGTVADASTALPAGAHVFLYRELPDEVPVPFAMPILYRDDDIVVVDKPHFLATMPRGGHVAQTALVRLRRELGLPELSPAHRLDRLTAGVLLFTARRAVRGAYQTMFAAGLVHKTYLAGASGTPTVELPTVLRSRIVKERSRLQAFEAPGEPNAETRVEALGNGRYRLSPRTGRTHQLRVHLASIGIPIDNDPLYPDVIDIAPGDFSRPLQLLAQRLAFLDPVSGVPREFVSRRTLN
- a CDS encoding FkbM family methyltransferase, whose translation is MQVAGRQLGKIASSLLQRRHYVAARNMVRLYDHPARMFARYLAGTGEYPYTVRIRTPQSWLALRLNSAHDVLTVNEIFCRDDYHADSSDEVIVDFGSNIGISAAYFLTRTPAAYAYLFEPLPSNVAKLKDNLHPFEGRYELREVAVGMSDGEVEFGWEDSGRYGGVNAHLDHTLTVTCVNSQTVLKEIIGKHGHIDILKIDIEGLEAQVIDNIPASLARNIKKLYVEYIFDRNPLAETHTLRHYGGIAQFTRKTN